In the Salvia splendens isolate huo1 chromosome 16, SspV2, whole genome shotgun sequence genome, CTAACGCATGCTGTGTACCATGGAGTCACATCATGATCCATAATAGAGCTAAGAGTATGATACTGAGAGTCGACCGCTACTGCCAAGCAATGGCAGACACACTTAAGCCCCTacccaattttttatttctcctttttctttttcttcttcttctaaaatttttaataattgtaaAATTGATCCTCAGCCCTTCCCAAAAAATGCTTCAATTATTGAAAGTTGAACCAAAAGAAGGGGCCTGAATCTTAGAATTAGAATTGCACAGTAGAAAAATGGATTGCTGACTGCGTGAAGAAGAACGACGACTAGGGCATTAAAATACAATATAATACTCCTAAATGTTTACTATTACtggattttttaataattattttcaattcaattttacGGACTGTATTTTGTACTCCTACTTTCCTCTTAAATTGCACTCTTTAAATCATTCTCTTTTATCAGCCATTTTATTTCATAGCTTTTGTGTTTTAAAATCTtctgataaataaatattttatctttCTATTTTGTTGAAGTAATTAGacactataattatttatcccactctaaaaactgaaaatcatGGTTACACCACTATGTGCgcacacatacacacatatCTTTAgtatatggagtaatatatactctcttcatcttcatctcctATTAACAGTCCCGATTTGCCATTTAGTCTACATGCGGTTAAGAATTTCAATTTACTTTTACTATAGTAAccgcattccactaactcatttcactcgcattttattataaaacacgTTTATAAAAATGAGTCTACATTCTACTCTATTTTTCTCACCCattttcctttatatttttcaaaattcataCCAAATtcaaccgagactcctaatCAGATGTTCAGAGAAAATACAGTAGAGCCCCTACCAAATGAAAATTCTGCGTCAGCAAAGAGGGATTGAAGAATTTGCAGAAGATGTAGCAACAGTAGAAATGATAAGATATGGAAAAGCCCTCAATCAACTTGGATGCTTGATGCAGTCACTGTATCCAGAATATTGTTTGTAGCATAACTATTTGACTTGAGCCTAATCCGTCTTGGCTCAGGATCAACACTGGTTTTTGCCCAAAAGGCAAAGATATGTGAATCCAATACACCTGGATAAAAGAATATGCCAATAAAACAGATGAAATTAATACTGCTACAAGCAATCAAGAAATGCACTTTAAGTCTCACATGCAGCAGCCAGAACTCACATCACATCTAGTAACAGTGTCAAGTGGGTATATTTTTAGCATCCAAGAAACGCATTCCGTCCAGCCCAACCTGAAGCAACACAAAATGCAAATATGAGTTGAAGGAATGAGCAGAAAAAATCATCTACGAATAGAAAAACAATACTACTATCTGCTTTGTACTGATATTTAGTGATGGTAAATGTTGAACTAGATTAAAGAGTGGTAGCAGCTGAAACCACTTTGAACTTATGCAGCAGGAAATGAACTAAAAATTTGAAATCACATTTCTTTCGGAATAGAATAACTATGAAAAAGTAATCATAATCCACGGGGACGAGGGGCTGGTTGTGATTGTAAAATTGATGATTCTGCGAGGTATCCTGGAGGAATATTGTGTAGGATTAGGAATATGATGGGGATTTGAAGAATAAGAGTAATCAGGAGGCGGGGAAAATTGGACTTCTAGGCCAGTTGGCTTTAGAAATAACGGAAATGTACCCGCTTTGTTATCTGTTCCATTTATGGGAAACACGCCAACCGCATAGGCGTTTTTATAAGTAAAACACGCCAACAACAGTGGCGTGTTTAACATAAAGACGACAACAAAGTTGGCGTCTTTTAATTTCATCGTATTTTAGtcgtattttttataaatacagtTTCGAGTGTAACACGCCAATGggattggcgtttttacttataaaatACGCCAACGAGGTCGGCGAGTTTAAGAGAAGACGCCAATACCAGTGGCGGCTTTCTACAGATCTGATATATCCCTTtttcctcccccaaatcgcgaaaaactCAGCCACAACACACACACTATCGCGATTTTATCTGCTCCACGCGAATTCGCCCTCCATCCAACTATCGGTGCtattttcccccaaatttgtatattattttcggttagtatgcttatcttttacattatttgagtaattgttggatagttagctagggtttgtaattggttgtgaattgagttgaaatattgtgtTGAAATATTGTGTAGATTTATTATTTAGCATATTTGATTGTTTGGATGACATTATTGTTGCTTAATAGTTGAGATATTGGTGTTGAGTTAGGGTATAAATGTGGATTAACAACCTAAACCCTAGTGTTGTTCTTGCTTAAAATTCGGGCAACTTGTTATGATTTATATGAGTTTTAAAGTGTATTGCATTATTTGGGTTCAATGTTcacaaattattgaaatattgttTATGTCGATGTATATTggttagtttgttttgtttaatattGTGTAGGCGAATTGTTATTAATTTTGCGTAACTTTGTGTAGGcgaattatggcatcatcttctaGTGCTCGCAGAAGACTATTATGTGGTCGTGAGGACCCATCTGTactatattttcagagacaacacgtctctaacaatATATGGGCTGGAGAACCCTCACAAGACCTACGCTGCAGAAGGTACGAAGGTatcatttgggatgttcccatacatCCTCGTGTCTTGGCGATTGTAGACATGATGGGGTTTGGCGGGATGTTGAGGTGTGGTAAACCGAAAGATATTGACCACCATCTCATCACCGCTTTGATTGAACGCTGGAGGCCAGAGACGCACACGTTTCACTTTTCAGtaggtgaagcgactgtgacattagaagacgtggaggtcaTGTGGGGCCTCAACACTGACGGTGAAGCTCtgacgggttacatccccaCTAAGGATGTAAACCATTGGAAGGAGGTTTGTCTGGATTTTCTTGGCTTTATTCCAGATCAAGTTGATTTGAAAGAAATGAACTGGAAGCAGACAGCCTTATCAGCTCAATTGAGGATTGAGTTGAGTGATGATAACGAAGAGTACATGTACGCGCAACGTGCTcgtgtgtattttctgttgttaCTTGGTGGTCTGTTGATCCCTAACGCATCTGGTAAtaaaattccatttttctacattcaatttttcatggatatagaacgaTGTAGTAcctatagctggggtggtgcgacTCTTGcatgcttgtaccacaatttatGTGAAGCTGCACTTGGTAAGAGGACCGATGTTGGGGGTGCTCTTACATTGTTACAGTTGTGGGCTTGGAAGAGAATCCCAATTATTAGGCCGACAATGCTAAATCCCGTGCCTATAGACTACCTACCATGTGCAATCGCGTAAGTTgttaactaattaatttttaaagcatattttttaataattgccGTAttattcgctcataatttattttttgtagatGGACTGGTCCGGCCtcttatgtaaaagcacccgggcATTGCATTGAAACTTTCAGAGAGCAGTTCTCTAGAATGCATGCCGATCAAGTAATTTACGTAACCTAAATTGGTGTTTGTATGACGTTTTGGCTGAACTTGTTTTGACTAAATTTGTGTCttatgtagtttatttggaggccatATGTCCACCGAAACCTGCCGGATGTTTGTGttgccggtcgtcctatatggacgtcGAGCACAACCATTATTTGCTGGAATCTGGTCGAGCCATACGTGCCAGAGCGAGTGTTGTgacaatttgggattgtccaacccTATATCCCGCTTGTCAACAGGTTCCACGGTGCTGATTTTTTGAAACAGGATCGACGTGGCAAAGCTGGACGAAATTGGGTTGACTGGCACGCCAATCATTTACAGGCTTGGGATAATAGGCACGACACGGTGTACGTGGATTTGGAGTACTCAATGGAGCCTATTGCACTTGATGAGTACATGGATTGGTTTCGCCGGATAACCGTGGTGTACATAACAAAACCTGACGTGCATGCTCAGGAGGGCTTCCAGCAAACGGCAGCCTCTCATAACTACGCGGTAAATTGAAACAactattcattattttatttcatatgatgaaatatatttaactttaaaaattgtaggtggagacgctgCACAGAATACGCCACTATCTTAGTGAGTAAGACATGTCAGGACATCCGGCTTTGTACACtatttcgaggatggttgaagacGGCTTGCACATATCTGGGGAACCTGAGATGATGGACTGCCGTCCTTCCCAGCGGTCTGAGCTGGACATTGACATGCCCGTGAGGCAAAAAGGGAAGCGGCGTGGTAAGAAGAAAGCGGGTGAAGAGTCGTCATCCGCAAGGATGGTAGCGGATTCCGATGACGactttatgcctccacctccaccaagctCCGTCGTTTGAGGACGTCATTCAGTTAGCCACACTGGTGGAACCGGTGAAGATATCGGTCTAAGTGATGTCCCTCAATCTCCACCTCGTTCTTCTATGCGAGACGACTTCTTTGGCGCTGATTTACAGAACATGGTTgtgcaagatactcctccgtctcGTCTCCCTACctccagaatcgggaagggaaTCCGTGGTTTGTTTATGCGGAAAAGACGAGATGATTGAATATTTAACAAGTATTTAGTTGAATTGATCATTATAGCTTTATAACAATTTTTGTGTTCATTTCTCCAGTTGAACATTGTTATGGTTTATTAAAAACGACACTCTCCCTGACGTCTGAACTTTTTATATTAGGAATTTGATACATCCTCTTGATATTGGTGTTTTTTCATTGTTTTGGATAAATGAAATTAGTACTCCCTAATTCAAatgaaaaaagagaataaagagaTAGAGGAAAGGGCCTTTTGAATCGGACATTCTGTACAAACACGCCATCTACAGTGGCGTTTTTTATGAAAAACGCCAATCACACTGGCGTCTCTAAGATGGAGAAATTTTCGTTGAATGAAGTTGACATTCTGTAAAAACTCGCCGAtcacattggcgtttttcatAACACGCCAATCACAGTGGCGTTTTTATGCAAACACGCCAACTACAGTGGCGTTTTTTCTAACACGCCAATCACATTGGCGTCTCTAAGATGGATAATTTTTTGCTAATTTTTTCGACGAAAGAACCAGACATTCTGTAAAAACTCGCCAGCCACATTGGCGTGTTTCTACAAAAACGCCAACTTCATTGGCGTTTTTGAATAAAAAACCGACAAAGTTTCAGAGAAAAAACGCTAGCCATAAATACAGAAGTCCAAATATTACACAATACATAAGTCCAAACAGAAGACCGAGGATTATAAACAGAACAATGTTCAATTCGACTAAATTGTTGTTAAACgttcaattgtctcgccttttccgcgtaaaaaagctacggatacccttcccgattctggcggttgagagtctagacggatgagtatcttgcacaacgacattctctaaatcaaccctGAAAAATTCGTCTCGCACAGAAGCCCGAGGTGGAGAATGTTGGACATCACTAAGACCGATGTCTTCGCCTGTACaaccagtgtggctgacagaatgacgacctcgaactgcagatcttggtggaggtggaggcataaaatcgtcagcggcatcatctaccaactgagtatccatccttgaaagagcattcgggcagttgcgcctgtcgtgacctggttgacggcaatgtttacatcggcgttgggctcgtggctggtcagcttctcggacatccatctgattaggaatcctagtagtacggtatcgaccgcaacttttaggcattaactgagctcgtgaacattgcaaagtccattcaggaacgacccaataatcttggtgtctgggtggattgaacaccgtagaatatcggtgtacccaaacacttgtgtgGTATACAGGATCAACAAGCGACAAcatgttgtcgtttctaaaccgcgcaactgccgctgcatgtgaacatggaagtctccacatctgtcacttttgacatttgcagtgcgactccaagtactttaccttccacttattagcgccctttccaccaattcgacgctttgttcgaaccacataatggcctgcaattgtgttgggtgctctcacattatgtaattgaccttttgcatcatttttgcacaccttttcatgcgcccacggggtaagtggtgtggcacactgtgttgatgcaattgaccggtcattgaaccattctattatcctccagaatatcatatcaatgcaagctttaattgggagttgtcttgcgcctctcaacacattgttgtaagattccaccatattagtggtcacctcaccccatcttttgtgtttgtcatacgccagattccatttttctaactccacggcatcaaggtactgcaaagcctcggtgttgacgtttcgaagtaaacgacgtctgatcttaaacttgcgcttcttggtagcaataccaattttccaaacaagtcttttgaccatgatacccctgtgattctgcaaaacattctttctaacatgtaccaagcaaaatctgtgataacccacattgggttcttctttccatatgggagaattcattgcatctatgattcccacatgcctatcagatatgacacatattttatgttttgctacatgaagtctaatgcgttccataaaccaattccaactttctttggtttcctcatcaacaatggcatatgcaacaggcaaacatttcttattagcatcaaatccaacggcaataagaattttacctcgacatcgtccacgtagatgagttccatcaaccgttaaaactggtttgcatagttgaaaagcctccacagctggtccaaaagcccagaatacgtacttgaataccttgttcataccattgcttaatatgtcatcgtgcaaccattccacaattgtgccaggattttgtctttgcatttcattcaaataagctggtaacactttgaacgaccactcccatccaccgtatacaagctcaatcgctgtcctccgagcataccatgctttcttgtaactaactttgacatgaaatctattttcaatatccgccacaattgcttttaccttgtagcaaggatcgttttctatctgatgtcgaacactcaacgctatcatacccgacgaaagattagcgtgcccattatagttacgatcccccatgtaagtatgagcagtgctaaacactctaattttccagtgttcatcatgctttctcagtgttgctcggcactcccacaaacatttcGGTAATGAGGTATCcttcggatttccttgtggccacttacaaactgcatgccatctctttcctttactttcagcaactgtatattgtcggattttttccaaatgccaatgagtcacagctgccttcaattccaacttcgttctaaatttagtatgcaaaccgacattgctaggatctttttcactccaataatgcacactgggatcatcacgTTCAAAGTTTTTGTGATCAAAACTAttatatggacctggtaaggtgcgaaaatagttgATTCCACgatgtgggaactgtggaactactcttcctccaactgcccttccaccaactgatgtttctccaactgttgtttctccaagtggaatggatggtcttgaagcaacaaattgttcatcatccgacggatcatcatctgagtctgtactaaccgggtcggaatcttcagaataataagatgattgtggatcaagaaagtcggctttatcaggacctattacGTCCTCAACCGCATTACAATTGTCACtttcccctaaatgcacgcctccagcttcaaaatcttgtgttgcagcaaaatatggttcttgggctctcgtagacgtaccaacatcaaaatcttgtcttgcagcaaaatatggttcttggtctctcgtagacgtaccaacatcataacttatgacatgatgactatgatgttgagtaattgccgaatactcaatatataattcaattagacctccaataaccatactctcactaaacattagttgcatgcatacttcgTCTAGTAGAACACCTACAAACGTGACTCCGGCTCCAAAGCATAttgtacgtttccatattatttgaatgttGTTTTCATATATGATTATCCCTattctttcacaaattttttccacaagctcatcgtacgaaattgtttcatccaacataatgaatcctttagcaaaaggaggatcatacgaaataactgctccgggaattatctttccaccccaatataaattgacacaccacgtcatactatctgcaataatataaaacacaaataaatatgtattatttttatattcatcattatgtagagtgagccaaatatgctaaataataattctacacaataataattctacacaataataattctgcacaatatttcaactcaattcacaaccaattacaaaccctagctaactaTCCAACAATTGCTCagataatgtaaaagataagcatactaaccgaaaataatatacaaatttgggggaaaataGCACCGATAGATGGATGGAGGGCGAATTCGCGTGGAGCAGATAAAATCGCgattgtgtgtgtgttgtggctgagtttttcgcgatttgggggaggagaAGGGGATATATCAGATCTGTATAAAGCCGCCTATGACAGTGGCGTTTTCTTTGAAACACGCCGACCAGGTTGGCGTATTTTATCAAAACGACATTCTACCCGGCGTTTTTACTTGAATAAAAACGCCAACGAAAAAGGCGTTTTCTCTTATACACGCCAATGCGAATGGCGTTTTATACTCAATactgtatttataaaaaatacgaCTAAAATACGTTGCAATTAAAAGACGCCAACGTAGTTGGCGTTTTAAATTAAAACCCGCAATTGttgttggcgtttttacttatagaAACGCCAATGCGGTTGGTgtttttcccataaatggaaCAGATAACAAAACGGGTACATTTCCGTTATTTCTATAGCCAACTGGCCTAGAAGTCCGATTTTCTCCAGGAGGCGCGGAGGCAGTGGAAACGGgattgaagggaggaagatcggTGGCGGTGGTGGGGTGATAGTATTGGTTGTAACAAGGAGAAGAGGTGGTGCCGGATTGGAGCTCCATCTTGTCGGAGTGATTTGCTGAAACCCTAACAAAATCGATTGTAGAAATTGGGGGAAATGTATGTCTTCATAAAACACCTTTATTCCCGGCCACACACAAAACTTAAAGTGTCCACAGTGGGAGAGCCGCGGCCCGTGGCTCGGGTGCGCGGCCCTCACTGCAGAGAGCCACGAACGGTGGCTGGGAGCCGAGAGGGAGCCGCGGCcacggccttcacgcggctgagccgtgtatTCCACGGCCCACCACTGCAGCGGGCCGCATTTCGTGGCCCAGCCaccgaaaattaatttttttttcttttttttataaatacacaccATTTTTCCTCCATTTTTTCTACCCCAATTCAAACACCACTCTTTCCAATCTTTCCAATCTATTTTAATTCAACTTCAGAaatatggattccgacgatgaagGTACCAAGAAGCGgtagatctggagttccaaaaccttgttgcagttatttacaatccaaattattttattttaattaaaattataaatatcataaattataatctaataaaatttattgtagttaaattaaaaaatatcattaaaaaaagtaaacaaattaatttttattttgaagaggccacatttcgtggcccttGTTGTTTTTGGGTTTTAAACATTGTGGAGGGCCATGGAGAGCCACATTTGATGGCCGGGCCAACTTTGGTGGCCCTCAAGgaccaccattgtggacactcttaaatTGCATCTAACATTACTATACTTTCtgtttattttttcaaaaaaaatatagttcCCGCATTAATTCACACAGTGTGATTTGACACAGATTATAAAACTATagtgaaaaaaagttaaaatgGTACTACTAAAAGTTAAGGTtgtaataataaaaagaaattggTGTTAATTAATGAGGAAAAAagtgttggtttctggattacaagagataagagccgagcgtaatacaacccaaaagaaggaatacaaaagaggaaactgaactagaatgagattacaaatgtaaaaacgaaacagtaaccgtgaaaaatgtttgagccgagtcgaggaggcctcttcccgcaagacgagatacgccacggtagtgctcttcggtttggcgtgtcgtccccaaaggtaaaacggctacgtctctattgatgcagcaccgcaatcagtagagctccggcgaactggatggaggagagggcagagcttcgacagaaagacaatgcagagagggagagagcttatgatgcagagaatgcttggaattgtgtgttctaatgcagtggtatggctagcctatttataggccaagccaccatgcagggtcaaccgagccatgaaggctcatcatggcagattcgtaaccgacgtcggttacgagcgtgtggcaggcatgtgcctttcgcatgtggatttctcacgtggcagtcgtgactgtgcctcgcttgatgACGTGTCAAgacacttggattgctgactcggcggtggtccaaaaagaatagtttgggccaagccccaagcccaaagaccacccaaagaccaattgccaagtccaagatcgagatcgggatcgggatcgggatcgggcccgggaTCGGGCtatggaaatagccaaatgcatatgcatgcagacataagctcaaccctcgagaggtatataagcataaggataggtagttgttgactttgaaccctccatagtcgacaccatcggatacacaggcggcttagtagcgcgatgctttgaactaatcccccacggcgtgcaccgagacaatggtgttaacgcttaaacacctcaacctcatccgttctcacgttttgtgtccattgcggtcttggacaccactttggattcataagtacgttttatgaagcgaccacacttcgcacttacataggtgattcttagtcaagtaccttgccatacttggtctctttgagaactccatctctttgagatctttaagaaccattaaaagtcatagacttagcctttaccactaggcaagctctccaacactctattgctctctagggaatacatatagttgagtgtttctcatgaactctcatagcttagttgtccctttgaaccaagttcttgggatctccagtcatcatggttgggttaccactgtgatagttctttagtttgtggatttcaaacccattccctctagcaacttattcatttgatcacggtttaaccctttggttagcggatccgctagcttatctattgacttcacatagtcaattgtaatcacccctgttgtgatcaaatgtctcacggtgttatgtcgtcgacgtatatgtcgagacttaccgttatagaagccattgtttgcccttccaatagctgcttggctatcgcagtggatcagcactggtggcactggcttagaccaacatggaatgtcttcaaggaagttcttaagccactcggcttcctcaccagccttatccaaggcaatgaactccgattccattgttgatcgggctatacaggtctgttttgtggatttccacgatacagcaccacccccaatagtaaagacatatccacttgttgaaagtgagtctctattatcggatatccaattggcatcacagtacccttcaagtaccggggggtatctcgagaagtgtagcccaagattttgagtgtgttttaaagatctcaaaaccctcacaagagctctccaatgctctttgcttggattgctcgtgtaacgacttaacttgttcacggcacaagcgatgtcaggtcgagtgcaattagtcaagtacataatgcacccgatgacccgtgcatactcttcttgagcaacgggctcgcctttgttcttgctcaagtgaacgtcgagttcaattggagtcttaaccggcgcgccatcataggctttgaatttattcaatatcttctcaacataatgtgattgtgttaagatgattccatcattcgttcttagaatcttcattccaagaattacatcggctagacccatgtctttcatgtcaaagtttctctttaacatggcctttgtatcgttaattacttgagtgttgctacccaagattaacatatcatcaacgtagagacacactataacatgaccgttattagtgctcttgatgtagacacatttgtcgcactcgttgattttaaacccatttgataacatcacattatcaaacttcaagtgccattgcaatgacgcttgtttcaatccatatagggactttacgagcttgcatacctttttctcttgtccaggtactacaaacccttcgggttgttccatatagatttcatcttctagttcaccatttagaaacgcggtctttacatccatttgatgaatctcaagattgtgcaatgcagcaatagcgagaagcactcgtatagatgtaatccttgttacaggagaataggtatcgaagaagtcatgtccttcattttgtttaaaaccctttactactaatcgggctttatacttatcaactgttccatcggccttaaactttatacttatcaactgttccatcggccttaaactgttgcatcctaaaggtttagcaccttcgggcaaatcaaccaacacccatgtgtggtttagcaaaattgaatcaatttcgctttgaacagcttctctccaatgcagcccgtctgggccagcaaaggctacttttatcgatgttggttcttcatccaacatgaaagcaatgtagtcaggaccaaaagtttttggtgttctgactctattaccacgtcttagtactgtatcttttggatcgggccttgcacgcttgcgcgattcaggttccgcatctgctgatttagaactagtggcttcttcttccacttgtttagaactagtggattcttcaattcttgtctcagaattggttgagactttttccttgtctttgcaaggaaatgtattttcgagaaatacagcattcctcgactcaattgttgttcctactgtgatagtcgatatttcagacttgtgaacaacaaatcgatatgcactactgtt is a window encoding:
- the LOC121770400 gene encoding protein MAIN-LIKE 2-like, which produces MASSSSARRRLLCGREDPSVLYFQRQHVSNNIWAGEPSQDLRCRRYEGIIWDVPIHPRVLAIVDMMGFGGMLRCGKPKDIDHHLITALIERWRPETHTFHFSVGEATVTLEDVEVMWGLNTDGEALTGYIPTKDVNHWKEVCLDFLGFIPDQVDLKEMNWKQTALSAQLRIELSDDNEEYITM